TGTGAAGCTGTGATTTTAATGACAGATGGTATTTCCGATCCGCGCTTTGAAACAGATGCTGGACTTGCGAACCACGAAAAATGGCAGGCCTTATGGCAAGAAATTGAACCACAGTTGCAACAGCCACACCCAGATCAGGCTTTATTGGAATGGTCAAAGTTCTTTAGTGCAGGGCATCATGATGATCGTACTTTGGCGATTTTATGGAATAAGCCTGTGAGTGTGGATGTGGAGGGTCTTGCCCATGACTAAGATTATCCAGTGTCAAACTTTAGATGGTCGGCCAGTTGCATTCGTTGATGAAGTCATTGGCTCAGGAGCTATGAAAGATGTCTATTTTTCTCCTGATAAATCTTATGTGGTGTGTTTTTTCAGTAAAGAAAAAAACCATTTCTATCAGTCACATGCTGAGCTGGAAAGACAGAAGGACCGCTTAAAGGAAATTGTTGGGAATAAATGGCAAGGTATTTTCAACAGTGCCGGCGGGGATTACTGGAAAAATGTGTTTTGCTGGCCCGATGGTTTGATTGAATATAATGGTTTGTTGGGGATTACAGCACCGACTTACCAAAAACAGTTTTTCTTTGAACATGGGTCTAAAAATAATGATTTTTTAGGCATTAAAGGTAAGGAAAAAGAAGGGAAATGGTTTGCCAGTGCCAATAACCAAAATCGGTTTTTAGATGAAAAAGAAAAAGGAAATTGGTCGAACTATCTGCGTATTTGTATTTTAATTGCCCGTGCTGTGCGCCGTATGCATGCAGCAGGTTTGGCACACTCAGATTTATCCTATAAGAATATTTTGATTGATCCTGTAACTGGCCGTGCCTGTGTAATTGATGTTGATGGTCTGGTCGTGCCTGGCAAATATCCGCCTGATGTGGTCGGAACGCCTGATTTTATTGCACCTGAAGTGGTGAAAACCAATCATTTAAAAAAAGACGACCCACAGCGAAACCTCCCAAATATCATGACCGATCGGCATGCTTTGGCGGTCTTGATCTACATGTATTTGCTGTATCGACACCCATTGCGTGGTGGCAAAGTCCATGATGTGAATGATCCGCAGCGCGATGAAAATCTGGCAATGGGTGACAATGCCTTATTTATTGAACATCCAACCGATCCGAGCAATCGGGTAAAAGTTAGTCAGGTGCGTCCAATTGCTTTACCGTGGGCCGATCCTGAAAAAATTCCGTTCACCGTGACAGGCCCTTATTTAAAAGAACTGTTTTTACAAAGCTTTGTGACGGGTTTACAGCAGCCACAACAACGACCTTCTGCCAATGATTGGGAAACGGCTTTAGTTAAAACGGTGGATTTGATTCAGCCATGCTTAAATAGCGATTGCGGTCAAAAATGGTATGTATTTGATAATACAACAAAACCAGTATGTCCATTTTGTGGTACAGCCTTTAAAGGCAAGTTACCTGTATTGAACCTCTATTCGGCACGCCAAGAAGGCAGTTTTAGACCTGATAATCACCGTTTAATGGTCTGGACAGGGCAGTCACTTTACCCGTGGCATGCCAATAATTTGATTGCACCGAATGAGCGCCTAACAGCAGAACAAACCAAACGTGTCGGCTATTTTATTTTTCACCAAAATCAGTGGTGGCTGGTCAATGAAAATCTGCCTGATCTCATGGATGTGGCAACCAAAACAACGATTCCAATTGGCGAAAAAGTTGAATTGCTAGATGGAAAACAAATTTTACTTTCACGTCAGGATGGAGGCCGCTTAGTGGTGGTGCAAATGGTGGAATGTGTATGACACAAATAGTGAATGATCTTACTCAGATTGGCATTGCAGAAAATTCGATCGGCATTTGGTTTACCCAAGCGCATTCTTGTCAACGTGATTTAATTTTGGCCGCAAAAACGGCGCCGTTTGATACTCGAATTCATGTGGTGGCATCACATGCACATGATCGTCCTGAAATTACATCTGTTGCTGATATCGCTTTACAAGAACCGCCTTTGTCAGAGCGAGTCGAGTGGGTTGTACAGCAGGCACAACGCTTCAATGTCAAATTGATTATTGCTGGGCATCATGCTGAACTTTATCTGGCGCAAAAACAGCGCTTCGAGCAATTGGGCATCCGTCTCATGGCGGGCTGTGATACGGTTGAGCAGATTGAGCAACTGAATGACAAAGCTCTGTTCACTCAAATCTGCGTAACACACGGTTTGGCGGTTGCACCAGCAACCATTGTCGAGAATGCCGAGCAATTAGAAGATGCATATCATGACTGGCTGCAAAAAGGCGATGTGTGTGTCAAGCCTGCCAAAGGGGTTTTTGCTTCCGGGTTTTGGCATTTAGATCCTAAAGCGGATGCTTTTGATGTGTTTGCCAATAGTATGAGATTCAAGGCGCATCCTGAAAGTTTTATTGAGAGTTATCGCCAGTTAGAACAGCCTCCTGTGTATTTGGTCATGCCATTTCTTCCTGGACTGGAGTGCTCAGTGGATATGTTGTGCGTACATGGTCAGGTGCATGGGGCGATCGCACGTTATAAGCAAAAGAATGGCTGCCAGAGTTTGACATTTGAAGATCCAGCGATTGAGTTGGCCAAACAGGTGGCTGCATTATTTGGTTGTGATGGGCTAGTAAATATGCAGGCTCGATATAATGACCAACAGCAGTTGTATATTTTGGAAGTGAACTCTCGGCCATCAGGTGGCATTGCACATACCTTCATGAGCGGCGTGAATTTGGTGCATTTGGCGATTGCCCAAGCACTACAGCTCAATTATCAACCTGAAAAGATGAAAAGTTCGGTCACTGTACGCAGCATAAGTCAGAGTATTTGTGTAATATAAAGACCATTATGTATATTATTTTAACTTAGATTTAAGAATTATATGATTGAGATTGAATTACAACGTGGCAAACTGGATTTACAGCCCGATGAAAATAGTCACTGGAAATGGCAGGATTTACTCGGTTTTGCTGAACGAATAAATCCCAAAAGAGCCTTTTTATTTGTCTCAAAAGTCTTGGGGAGACATATTCCGGTGAGTCCTCAAGTGATGCGCCACGCGTTTACTGATTTAGCCCAACTGATTCCGAGTGATTTACCTGAACCAATCTTGGTGATTGGGATGGCAGAAACTGCGGTAGGTCTAGGTGCGGGTGTACATCAAGTGTTGCAAGAACGCTATCCAGATGCACTGTATGTCACCACGACTCGGCATCCTGTTGAAGGCGCACCGTTATTGGCTCGCTTTTTAGAAGAACATAGCCACGCGCAAGATCAATTGTTGTATGGATCTCCTGATGCTGATATCCAAAAGAAAATTTTAGCCAGTAAAAGTATTGTATTGGTTGATGATGAAGCTTCTACAGGAAAAACCTTTATCAATTTAGTGTCTGCACTACAAGCGGCTGGTTTTGATCAAATTTCCCATATTGTGACGGCTACTTTGGCGGATTGGTCATCAGGTATTCATATTGCTGGATTAGATTGTCAGTCCGTGGCATTGATGACGGGTAAATGGCATTGGCAAGATGCCGAAAATCCACCACAGATCAATATGCCCAAAGTCGATACCGTGGCATTTGGTGAGTACGCGACCTTGTCTGAACCGACTTGGGGACGTTTACCGATTCAGGATACTTCTGCCTATATTCGTTTGCAGGTCGAACCTCAGCAACGGATTTTAGTATTAGGAAGCGGTGAATATGTCTGGTCTTCATTCTTATTGGCTGAAGATTTGCAGCGACAGGGTGCAGAGGTGAAATTTAGTGCGATCACCCGCTCACCGATTGCAGTGGGACATGCAATTGAATCTGCTTTGGCTTTTTCAGATAACTATGGTTTAGGTATTCAGAACTTTGTCTACAATATCAATCCATTAGAGTATGATCGAATCTTCATTACAGTGGAAACCTGTGCTGAGTCCGTCGCCAATAGTCTATTAGATGCGATTCCAAATGCTGAAGTTATCAGCGCAGTAGAATTTCCACATCAAACTCTTAATCTGTGTAGTGCGAATGACTAATTTTTTATTTGATACGCAAAATATTGCAACGCCGCTCATGTTGGTTGATCTGGATGATACTTTATTCCAGACCCATCGTCGTATTGTTCCCCAAGCTGACTTTAAAATGGTCACCACGGACAAACAGGGACAAGCATTGGCGTATATGAACCCGATTCAGCAGCACTTTGTGCAGTGGTTGTTGCATAGTACACATTTGATTCCCGTCACAGCACGAAGTGCAGAAGCATTGTCTCGGGTACATTTACCTTTTCAGTACGGCGCAGTTTGTTCTCATGGCGGTACGGTACTGAATGCAGATTTTAGTGTAAATCTGGATTGGCATGCGCAGATGCAACATGCATTGGCCCCTTATCAAGCGCGGCAACAGGCTTTGATTGAGGTGGTACAGCAACAGGCGACCCATTTTGGTTCTATCCGTACTTGGGTGGTCGAAGAGCAAGGTTTGGGCTTATATGTGGTTGCCAAGCAAAATACCGAAAATGATAATCCTTATGCACCGAATTTCTTACCAGAACTATTAAATAGCTTAAGCCCAGATGTATTGGATGGGTTCTATTTTCATTTAAATGGCAATAACTTGGCTTTGATTCCAGAACCTGTAAGTAAAGCCAATGCAGCCCGTTTTTTATTGCAACAGTTTGCGTCTCAACAACGCCCGATTCTCGGTTTTGGCGATAGTTTGTCCGATGTAGAGTTTTTGAATCTATGTCATTGGTGGGGCATGCCGAACCACAGTCAATTGAATCGTTGGGTAAAACATAATTTGACGCAGCAATATAAACAAGAAGGATATTATGGCGATTATCAATAAAGATAAAGCAAGTGAATTAATTTTAAAACAAGGGTTTAGTGGTAGTTACCAAGCAGAACAAGTGACTTTTTTACTTAAACGGACGCATATTGAACCAACCGATACCATTGAAAAAGAACGTCTGATTCAATCAGGTGAAAAGCATTATTCGCAAATGATCAGTTTGGAGAGTGCACCGACTGAACGTCATTTACAGTTATTTGAACAGGCCATGCAGCAAGGGCAGCAGCGTTTGGCTCAAGAAGTTCAGCAGTTGGCACAAACTTTGGTTACAGCATTTAAGGAACCAATTGTATTGGTGAGTTTTGTACGTGCGGGCGTCCCCTTAGGTGTACTGCTTTATCATGCGATACAGGACTTAGGCTGTGACTGTGTACATTATGGCATCAGTATTATTCGAGACCGTGGTATCGATTTTGCTGCCTTGGAAACCATTATTGCTAAACATGGACACCAATCGATTGTGTTTGTGGATGGTTGGACGGGGAAAGGCGCGATTCGCCAAGAATTACAACGTAGTTTAGGCGATGATGCTCGTTTTGCAGAGCGACCGTTACCGTTGGTGGTCTTGTCGGATATTGCCGGTTGTGCATGGTTGGCGGCCAGTGGCGATGACTGGCTGATTCCATCTGGTATTTTGGGGTCGACCATTTCAGGTCTTATTTCACGTAGCATTTGTGAAGGTGAAGCCTTGAGTGCCGAGGAAATCAATGCCGAAAATATCGATCAATGGCATCGCTGTATTGAATATAGCCATTTAAAAGAATTTGATATTTCGCAGCAGTTTATTCAGCGCATCAACCAGATTCGCACCCAGCTTAATCCACAACCGAATGCAGTTTGGGAGCAAACGCAACAACTGACACAACAAGATCAAAGCCAGCAGGTGGTACAGAAACTGGCCCAAGAATACGACATTCAAAATATAAATCGGATAAAACCGAGTATTGCTGAAGCAACCCGAGCGATTTTAAGACGAGTACCGGATCTGGTCTTGCTTCGCGATGCTGATGATGCCGATACCCGTTTATTACGTTATTTAACGCAAGTCACTGAGACACCTGTACAAGTGGTCGGTGATCAAATTGCGCCGTATAGAGCGATTACATTGATTCAAAAATTGGGGAAAGGATAATTTTATGTTATCTGCATTATCTTTAGGGGCAACATTATATATGCCTGCCACGCGTCCAGACTTATGGGCTGTGGTGAAGGGTGAAAAATATCCAGAGTTGCGTTCTCTAGTGATCTGTCTGGAAGATGCAATCACTGAACAGGAGATCGCATTTGCCAAACAAAATCTCAAACAGTTATTGCAGCAAATCCAACAGCAACAGCGCCTTGAACAACATCCGAAAGTGTTTATTCGCCCTCGTCATATTGCGATGGCTGCCGAATTGGCAGAATGGCAAGAAATCACCGCTTTAGATGGCATGGTATTGCCGAAATTTGGTTTAGCCAGTTTAAAGCAATGGCTTAGCGTTCTTCCTCCAGAACTTCATTATATGCCTACGCTTGAAACAGCTGATAGTTTTGATATGGGGCAAATGAAAGAGTTGAGACAAGCCTTGCCAGAATTTCATAAAGTATTGGTGCTTCGGGTTGGAGGCAATGACTTACTCAATTGTTTGGCCTTACGTCGGCCGAGTGATATGACCTTATACCAAACGCCTATCGGCACACTTATTGCAAATCTAGCAGGTCAGTTTTTACCTTATGGTTTTGCGCTGAGTGCACCTGTCTGTGAGCATTTTAGTCAGGTGAAATTGTTGCAGGATGAATTATATCTGGATTTACAGCATGGCTTATCGGGTAAAACCGTGATTCATCCTGCACAGATCTCGATTGTGCATCAGGCTTATCAGGTCAATGAAATTGAGTTAAAACAAGCGCAGGGTATTTTACAGGATGGCAGCAAAGCTGTATTTGCCTGTCATGGCAGTATGCTTGAACCCGCAACCCATCGTCGTTGGGCGGAACGGATTTTAGAACGGGCAAAAGTGTTTGGGCTAAAAGTATAAAATCAAAAAATATAGGAATAATCGATGCAACAACTTATTACAGGCGCCAATTTGGCATTGAGCCAGTCACAGTGCCAAGTGAAAATTAAAACTACATTAACGGCGCATATCGGTTTAGATGTCACCGCCTATGTCTTGAATGCACAGGCGAAGGTTCGTGGTGATGCGGACATGATTTTTTATGGGCAAAAGCAGACACCGAACCGTAGTGTGGAATTGACCGAGGCGACAGCAAAAGCACCGTATATCGCGCAATTCAATCTGAACACTCAATTGTTCGATGCGGATATCAGCAAGCTTGCGATGTGTGCAACGATTGATGGGCAAGGTGCAATCAATGCGATTCAAGATATTCAGATTGAATTATGGGAAAATGGACAGCTCACGGCAACAGCGACGGTAAAAAGTGCTGAAAAGACTGAAAAAGCACTGATTTTGGCCGAAGTTTATCGTCATAAAGAGCAGTGGAAATTCCGCTTCGTCAATCAGGGGTTCAATGGTGGCTTACAACCGCTAGCCGAACATTTTGGGGTAGAAATTAGTGATCAAGCTGCAACGCCTGAACCAGTGCCTCAACCTGTATCGGCGCCAGCACCTCAGCCTAAACTTAATTTAAGCAAAATTACTTTAGATAAACGCAATAGCCAGATTAATTTACAGAAACAGGCTCACGGTTTTGGTGAGATTAAAATTAATCTGAATTGGAACCAACGGACTCAACAAGCTCAGTCAGGTGGTTTCTTTAAAAAGCTACTCAACCAAAATCAAGGTATTGATCTGGACCTAGGTTGCCTATTCGAGATGCACGATGGTAGCAAATCGGTGATTCAGGCTTTAGGTGATCGGTTTGGTGATTTTAACGGATTCCCCTTTATTCAGCTTTCTGCGGATGACCGTACTGGTGCATTAACAGAGGGTGAGTGGCTCAGAATTAATGGACAGCACTGGTCGCAGATTCGCCGTGTAGTGTTATTTGCCTTTATTTATGAGGGTGTACCGAACTGGGCTGAAACAGATGCAGTGGTCACCATTTATGTTCCAGATCAACCTCCGATTGAAATCCGTTTAACTGAAGGGCAACCTTTGGGGATGTGTGGAATTGTTGAATTGGTGAATCAAGGCGGTAGTATTCAAGTACAACGTCATGTGCGCTATGTGCCTGGACATCGGGAGTTGGACCAAGCCTTTGGTTTTGGTCTGCGCTGGGTTGCAGGCAGTAAATAAAGTTGATATTTAATGATGTATTAGATAACAACAATTTCGATATCTATGTAAAAGTCATTAAGACCATGGAATTTTAAGTGTTCAAACGAGGAGAAAAAACAAAATGGCAATTAGTTTAAATAAAGGTGGAAATTTATCCCTAAGTAAAACAGACCCAAATTTAGTCCGTATTTTAATTGGATTGGGCTGGGATGAACGTGCGACTGACGGTGCAGCATTCGACTTGGATGCGAGTGCATTCTTATTAACTGCAACAGGCAAAGTACGTGGTGATCACGACTTTATTTTCTACAACCAACTTAAATCTCAAGATGCTTCAGTCGAGCACACGGGTGACAACCGTTCAGGTCAAGGTGATGGTGATGATGAAACCTTATTGGTTGATCTGTCAAAAGTCTCACCTGAAATTGAAAAAATTGCGATTACTGTGACCATTCATGATGCACAAGCACGCGGCCAGAATTTTGGTCAGATTGCCAATGCCTTTATTCGTGTCGTGAATCAAGACACCAATGTCGAAGTGGTTCGTTTTGATTTGGCAGAAGATTATTCAACTGAAACTGCCATGGTATTTGGCGAGGTTTATCGTCACAATGGCGAATGGAAATTTAAAGCCGTTGGTCAAGGCTATGCTGGTGGGCTTGCTGCGATGTGCCAACAATATGGTATTCAGGTCGGCTAAGCTTCTCATTTCAACACATAAATGATGAATAGCTTAAAGCTGTTTAGAAAAGGAAAAAAATGAAACATTTTCGTTTCTCAATTATTTTTACCGTAATCTGTCTAGGGTTATCAGCATGGTGGGGCTTTACGCATGGCCCAAATGCTGGTTTCGCGATGATGCTTAAAGTTTTATTGATTACGACTGTCTTAGCGGTCATGGAAGTATCCCTGTCTTTTGATAATGCTGTTGTCAATGCATCAGTACTCAGAAACTGGGATGAGTTCTGGAAAAAACTGTTCCTTACCGTCGGGATTTTAGTTGCTGTATTTGGTATGCGCTTAATCTTCCCACTCTTAATTGTTGGTGTAACCGCTGACATGGGAATGATTGAAGTTGCGAAACTGGCACTGAATGATCCAAAAACTTATTCAGAAAAGTTACTTGCACACCATGCTGAAATTGCTGCCTTCGGTGGGATGTTCCTGCTGTTGGTGTTCTTAAACTTCTTGTTTGATGATGGTAAAGATACGCACTGGTTCCATTGGTTGGAAACCCATTTATCGAATCTAGCAAATATTCCAGCGATGTCAGTATTTGTGTCACTGATTGCTTTACTGACCATGGCTGCTTTTGTACCTGAGCAACAAAAACTGATCGTGATTGTCGCGGGGATCTGGGGCATCGTGGTCTATATCGGTGTACAGGTATTGGGTCATTTGCTTGAAGGCAGCAGCGAAGATGATGAAGCCGATGAAAAACCGGTTACTGGTACTTCAAGTAATATCGTCAAAGCAGGTATTGGTGGTTTCCTTTACCTCGAAGTATTAGATGCTTCGTTTAGTTTTGATGGTGTGATTGGTGCATTTGCGATCACAAGTGATGTGGTTGTGATTATGCTTGGTCTGGCAATTGGTGCAATGTTTGTCCGTTCGATGACGATTTATTTAGTTGAGAAAGGCACATTGGAAGCATTTATTTATCTGGAGCATGGCGCACATTATGCGATTGGTGCTTTGGCTGCAATTATGCTTTATACCGGAACAGGTGGTCATGTGCCTGAAGTTGTAACAGGCTTGATTGGTATTGCATTCATCATTTGGGCTGTATTATCTTCGATTGCTTACAGTAAACAACAAACACAAGCTTGATAAAAATGCATGGATACATCATTTATATGATGTCCATGATTGAAATGAAATAAACAATGAGTTGATATTTAATAAGGAGAAACTCAAATGGCAATTAGTTTAACCAAAGGCGGCAACGTTAGCTTAACCAAAGAAGCGCCTGGCATTACAAAAACAACTGTTGGTTTAGGTTGGAATCCACGCGTGACTGATGGTGCTGCATTTGACCTTGATGCAATTGCATTTTTAGTCAATGAAGGCGGTAAGGTTCGTGCAGATAATGACTTTATTTTCTTTAATAACTTAAAGTCATCTGATGGCTCAGTCGTTCATAATGGCGATAACCGTACCGGTGAAGGCGATGGTGACGACGAGACTTTAAGCGTGGACTTGAGTAAAGTTCCGGCTGACGTTGCAAAAGTGATCTTTGCGGTTACGATTTATGATGGTCAAACCCGTAACCAAAACTTTGGTCAAGTTGCGAATGCCTACATTCGTGTAAGTAACGATGCGGGTGGTACTGAAATTGCACGTTATGACTTGTCTGAAGACAGCAGCACTGAAACTGCAATGATCTTTGGTGAACTTTATAAGCATGGCAGCGAGTGGAAATTCCGTGCAATCGGTCAAGGTTTTGCTGGTGGCTTAGGGCCTTTAGCAGCTTCTTATGGTGTTTCTGTTTAAGATACCTGTGGAAGATAGTGTTTAGGCACTATCTTCTTTTTTCGATATTTATAAATGATAAAAATAGGTTATTCCTTGATATGTTGAATTTAGTACGCGGACAAAAAATAAAACTAACTGATGTTTTACAGGGGCAATCCTCTTTTTATATCCAGATTCAATATCAAGCCGCTTTTGATTTAGATATCGCAAGTTTTGGACTTGATCCACAGTATCGTTTAAGTGATGAACGATACATGACCTTTTATAATCAGCCTGAAACGCCATGCCAAGCGGTTCGTCTGATTGAAAATCACAATAAATGCAGTCGCTTTTTAGTTGATTCTGCAAAACTACCTGCAACTATTCAACATCTGGTTTTGACCGCTGCAATTGATGGCCAGAATATCATGTCACAATTACAGCAAGCGACGATTCAAATTCTTAACTTGCAGTTACAGCCGATTGCTGAACTGAAGTTAGATGGCAGCATCTTTGATCAAGAACGTGCCACCATGCTGATTGAGATTTATCGAAAAGACGGTATTTGGCGTTTAGCCGCTATTGGACAAGGCTTTAATGCCGGTCTTGCTGCCTTAATTCAACATTTTGGTGGAGAGGTTGCCGAAGAGCCAACAGCACAACAGTCGACACCAGTAGCACCACAATCGAATATCGATTTAAAGAAAAAATTATCTTTGCAAAAGGCCGAAAAAACGGGCAATGCATCCATTATCGATCTGACCAAAAAATCACTGGTCCAACTGGAAAAGAAAAACTTACTGGGTGTAACCGCACGCGTGGCACTGGTCTTGGATGCATCTGGCTCAATGGATGGGCAATATCGCCGCGGTGATGTGCAAAAGGTAGTGAATCGCTTGATGCCACTAGCTATTCATTTTGATGATGATGGCAGTTTTGAATGCTGGGCTTTTGCCGCTAAAACAACGCAACTGGATGATGTGACCCTGAGTAATGTTAATGATTTCATTAACACCACCCAGCGTGGCTGGAAGAACTGGCAAGTTGGGGCGCGTTATAATGAGGAAATTCCAGCGATTGAAGCTGTGATTAACTATTTCCAAAAATTCAAAGATCAAATCCCGACTTATGTTTTATTTATTTCGGATGGTGGTGTGGGCAGCCGTCGACAAATGCAGAAAATATTATCACAAGCGGCCAAACTGCCTATTTTCTGGCAATTTGTCGGGATTGGTGGGCGAGATTATGGCGCACTAGAAAAGCTGGATGAAATGTCAGGTCGAATTGTCGATAACTGTAATTTCTTTAGTTTAGATCGCATTGACAGCGTTTCAGATGAACGTCTATATGAATTGTTATTGCAAGAATTCCCTGATTGGTTAAACGCTGCGAAGCAACATCAGATTGTGAGAAATTAAAAGGAATAAACAATGGCACAGTTTAGCTTAGTTGGTTCACCAGAACCGTTCTTGCATGTATCCATGCGCCGTGGCGACAAAATCTATTGCGAAAGTAATGCTATGGTGATGATGGAAGCGCCTTTGGAGTTAAAAGGGCGTTTGCAAGGAGGGTTAATGCAATCCCTCTTACGTCGTTTTGCCAATGATGAATCGTTGTTTCAGCAGCATATCGAAGCAGTACGCGGTGATGGCGATTGTCTGTTGTCGGCGGCGTTGGATGGTGATATGCAGATTCTGGATGTCGGTGCGACGCAGTATTTGCTGAGTGACGGGGCTTTTGTGGCAGCACATGACTCGGTTGAAGTCAAAGCCCGTTTAAACAGCAGCCTCGGTGGTGCATTTTTTGGTAATACAGGCGGTTTTCTGGTGATGGAAACCAGTGGACAAGGTCAAGTGGTGGTATCTGGCTGTGGTACCTTGTTTGAGCTTGAGGTTGAACCAAACAAAGAAGTTATTATTGATAATGGACATGTGGTCTGTTGGGATTCACGCTTAAACTATAATCTGTCGGTATCTACGTCACAGAGTAGTGGTTTTCTTGGCAACTTGGTCAATAGTGTAACCAGTGGTGAAGGGATGGTGTTACGTTTCTCGGGTCAAGGTAAGGTGGTGATCTGTTCTCGAAACCGCAACAATTTGCTGCAGTGGTTAACTTCGAAGTTAAACTTAAACCGTAATCAATCAAATTAAAATAATCATTTTTATCTAGAGGAGTAAAAGTACATGGGAATTAATTTAGAAAAGGGCCAAAAAATCAGCTTACAGAAAGCAGATGGCAGCAACTTACAACAAATCTTTTTAGGTGTGGGTTGGGACGTTGCGAAAAGCAAAGGCTTTTTCGGCTTTGGTGGTGGCGGTGGGGATATTGACCTTGATGCTTCTGTCATTTTATTTGATGATAACAAACAAGTACTAGATGTGGTTTACTTTGGTCAATTACAAAGTAAAGATGGCAGTATCCAGCATTCGGGTGATAACTTAACCGGCGCGGGCGATGGTGATGATGAAGTCATTCGCGTTAATTTGAACCAGATTCCTGCACAAGTAAAATCGTTGGTTTTTACTGTAAGTAGCTTTCGCGGACAGACCTTTGAGAAAGTTGAAAATGCTTTCTGCCGTTTGGTGGATCAATCCAACAATCAAGAAATTGCAAGTTATAAGCTGTCTTCACAGGGTGCACATACCGGTTTGATTATTGCAAAAATTTATCGCCACAATGATGCATGGAAAATGCACGCGATTGGTGAAAATGTGCATGGTCGTACCTTCCAAGATATCGTGCCTTATGCTTTACCACATATCTAATGATTTAGATTAATCATGGCATGCCACAACATCGTTCAATACAATGTTGTGGCATGTTTATTTCTGCGATTTGAAATTATAATAAATAGTGGTTTAGAACATCCCGCATTGCTTCTGGAATGGTGGTGCTTTTTCGGCTTATCCGATCCACAAAGACATGGACAAAATGCCCTTGAGCAGCAGCTTCGTCCTGGCCTTGTTTAAAGATCGCTAGTTCGTATCTGAGTGATGAATTTCCAACTTTACCAATCGCCACACCCACTTCTACTATTTCTGGAAACGACAGTTCCTGTTGAAAGCTACAAGCTGAATCAACCACTAGACCAATAATTTCACTGTGATGAATATCGAAACCTGTTTTCTGAATCAGTAATGAATTGGCTGCGGTATCAAAATAGCTATAATAAGTCACGTTGTTGACATGACCAT
This genomic stretch from Acinetobacter sp. C32I harbors:
- the stiP gene encoding cysteine protease StiP, with amino-acid sequence MAIINKDKASELILKQGFSGSYQAEQVTFLLKRTHIEPTDTIEKERLIQSGEKHYSQMISLESAPTERHLQLFEQAMQQGQQRLAQEVQQLAQTLVTAFKEPIVLVSFVRAGVPLGVLLYHAIQDLGCDCVHYGISIIRDRGIDFAALETIIAKHGHQSIVFVDGWTGKGAIRQELQRSLGDDARFAERPLPLVVLSDIAGCAWLAASGDDWLIPSGILGSTISGLISRSICEGEALSAEEINAENIDQWHRCIEYSHLKEFDISQQFIQRINQIRTQLNPQPNAVWEQTQQLTQQDQSQQVVQKLAQEYDIQNINRIKPSIAEATRAILRRVPDLVLLRDADDADTRLLRYLTQVTETPVQVVGDQIAPYRAITLIQKLGKG
- a CDS encoding HAD hydrolase family protein → MTNFLFDTQNIATPLMLVDLDDTLFQTHRRIVPQADFKMVTTDKQGQALAYMNPIQQHFVQWLLHSTHLIPVTARSAEALSRVHLPFQYGAVCSHGGTVLNADFSVNLDWHAQMQHALAPYQARQQALIEVVQQQATHFGSIRTWVVEEQGLGLYVVAKQNTENDNPYAPNFLPELLNSLSPDVLDGFYFHLNGNNLALIPEPVSKANAARFLLQQFASQQRPILGFGDSLSDVEFLNLCHWWGMPNHSQLNRWVKHNLTQQYKQEGYYGDYQ
- a CDS encoding phosphoribosyltransferase domain-containing protein; amino-acid sequence: MIEIELQRGKLDLQPDENSHWKWQDLLGFAERINPKRAFLFVSKVLGRHIPVSPQVMRHAFTDLAQLIPSDLPEPILVIGMAETAVGLGAGVHQVLQERYPDALYVTTTRHPVEGAPLLARFLEEHSHAQDQLLYGSPDADIQKKILASKSIVLVDDEASTGKTFINLVSALQAAGFDQISHIVTATLADWSSGIHIAGLDCQSVALMTGKWHWQDAENPPQINMPKVDTVAFGEYATLSEPTWGRLPIQDTSAYIRLQVEPQQRILVLGSGEYVWSSFLLAEDLQRQGAEVKFSAITRSPIAVGHAIESALAFSDNYGLGIQNFVYNINPLEYDRIFITVETCAESVANSLLDAIPNAEVISAVEFPHQTLNLCSAND
- a CDS encoding lipopolysaccharide kinase InaA family protein, producing the protein MTKIIQCQTLDGRPVAFVDEVIGSGAMKDVYFSPDKSYVVCFFSKEKNHFYQSHAELERQKDRLKEIVGNKWQGIFNSAGGDYWKNVFCWPDGLIEYNGLLGITAPTYQKQFFFEHGSKNNDFLGIKGKEKEGKWFASANNQNRFLDEKEKGNWSNYLRICILIARAVRRMHAAGLAHSDLSYKNILIDPVTGRACVIDVDGLVVPGKYPPDVVGTPDFIAPEVVKTNHLKKDDPQRNLPNIMTDRHALAVLIYMYLLYRHPLRGGKVHDVNDPQRDENLAMGDNALFIEHPTDPSNRVKVSQVRPIALPWADPEKIPFTVTGPYLKELFLQSFVTGLQQPQQRPSANDWETALVKTVDLIQPCLNSDCGQKWYVFDNTTKPVCPFCGTAFKGKLPVLNLYSARQEGSFRPDNHRLMVWTGQSLYPWHANNLIAPNERLTAEQTKRVGYFIFHQNQWWLVNENLPDLMDVATKTTIPIGEKVELLDGKQILLSRQDGGRLVVVQMVECV
- a CDS encoding ATP-grasp domain-containing protein; this translates as MTQIVNDLTQIGIAENSIGIWFTQAHSCQRDLILAAKTAPFDTRIHVVASHAHDRPEITSVADIALQEPPLSERVEWVVQQAQRFNVKLIIAGHHAELYLAQKQRFEQLGIRLMAGCDTVEQIEQLNDKALFTQICVTHGLAVAPATIVENAEQLEDAYHDWLQKGDVCVKPAKGVFASGFWHLDPKADAFDVFANSMRFKAHPESFIESYRQLEQPPVYLVMPFLPGLECSVDMLCVHGQVHGAIARYKQKNGCQSLTFEDPAIELAKQVAALFGCDGLVNMQARYNDQQQLYILEVNSRPSGGIAHTFMSGVNLVHLAIAQALQLNYQPEKMKSSVTVRSISQSICVI